From a region of the Rhipicephalus microplus isolate Deutch F79 chromosome X, USDA_Rmic, whole genome shotgun sequence genome:
- the LOC119176534 gene encoding UPF0598 protein CG30010, translating into MVKWRALCWKLRRNLPSRVVGVVIRNLHYEQGQSTKEYPREYFYFIDHQGMLFLDDSRMKNFTSCFKEKKFLEFFFRRLQYNDTGKYTAEFPFISPCGREMNFVRCDDLPFVFTHIVQLPEESKEPGSKGFLLHNYAGNLLKVEFTPQHLCMPAGTGRVYHPAPERAGGVGLIRSLLAIELSKHFTFADDSDKSPPTHFDWDGTRYKLSNILLPVINKVSRWNGTE; encoded by the exons ATGGTGAAGTGGCGTGCGTTGTGCTGGAAATTGCGCCGTAACCTACCAAGCCGCGTTGTGGGCGTAGTCATTAGAAATCTTCATTATGAACAGGGCCAGTCTACGAAAGAGTACCCGAGGGAGTACTTCTATTTTATTGACCATCAAGGAATG CTCTTTCTAGATGATTCCAGAATGAAGAATTTCACGTCATGCTTCAAAG aaaaaaaatttctggagtTCTTCTTTCGCCGGCTGCAGTATAATGACACTGGGAAGTATACAGCAGAATTTCCATTCATCTCTCCATGTGGACGGGAGATGAATTTTGTCCGCTGTGATGACCTGCCCTTCGTCTTCACGCACATTGTACAATTGCCCGAAGAAAGCAAAGAGCCAGGTTCAAAAGGCTTCCTCTTACACAATTATGCAGGCAACCTACTGAAAGTTGAGTTTACACCACAGCACCTTTGCATGCCTGCTGGCACAGGGAGGGTCTATCACCCAGCACCTGAAAGGGCAGGTGGTGTCGGGCTAATACGTTCACTCTTGGCTATTGAGCTTAGCAAGCATTTTACTTTTGCTGATGACAGTGATAAGTCTCCACCTACTCACTTTGACTGGGATGGCACTCGCTACAAGCTATCAAATATTCTCCTGCCTGTCATCAATAAGGTGTCTCGTTGGAATGGAACAGAATAA